A stretch of the Dechloromonas sp. TW-R-39-2 genome encodes the following:
- the folD gene encoding bifunctional methylenetetrahydrofolate dehydrogenase/methenyltetrahydrofolate cyclohydrolase FolD — MTAQIIDGKALAEELRQSFKARVEALTAKGQRPGLVVILVGADPASEVYVRNKVNGCLAIGMHSEKITYDATVDQAEVLKKIAELNADPAIHGILVQLPLPKHFDEEAVLEAIAADKDVDGFHAENVGALAQGNPRFIPCTPYGVMKMFEKGNVDLNGKEAVVIGRSNIVGKPMALLLINAGATVTVCNSRTRDLKFHTSRADILVAAVGKPKFVTGDMIKPGAVVIDVGINRLPDGKLCGDVDYASCLEVAGQITPVPGGVGPMTITMLLANTIEAAERKAGI; from the coding sequence ATGACGGCACAAATTATCGATGGCAAGGCCCTCGCCGAGGAACTGCGCCAGAGCTTCAAGGCTCGTGTGGAGGCACTCACCGCCAAGGGACAACGCCCCGGCCTGGTGGTCATTCTGGTCGGCGCCGACCCGGCCTCCGAAGTGTATGTACGCAACAAGGTCAATGGCTGCCTGGCCATCGGCATGCACTCCGAGAAGATCACCTACGACGCCACGGTCGACCAGGCCGAAGTGCTCAAAAAAATCGCCGAACTGAACGCCGATCCGGCGATTCACGGCATTCTAGTACAACTGCCGCTGCCCAAACATTTCGATGAAGAAGCCGTGCTCGAAGCCATTGCGGCCGACAAGGATGTCGATGGTTTCCACGCCGAAAACGTCGGCGCACTGGCCCAGGGCAATCCGCGCTTCATCCCCTGCACCCCGTATGGCGTGATGAAAATGTTCGAAAAAGGCAACGTCGATCTGAACGGCAAGGAAGCCGTCGTCATCGGCCGCTCGAACATTGTCGGCAAGCCGATGGCACTGCTGCTGATCAATGCCGGCGCCACCGTCACCGTCTGCAACTCGCGCACCCGCGACCTCAAATTTCACACCAGCCGGGCCGACATTCTGGTCGCCGCGGTCGGCAAGCCGAAATTCGTCACCGGCGACATGATCAAACCGGGCGCCGTCGTCATCGACGTCGGCATCAACCGCCTGCCGGACGGCAAGCTGTGTGGTGACGTCGATTACGCCAGCTGCCTTGAAGTCGCCGGCCAGATCACCCCGGTTCCGGGCGGCGTCGGCCCGATGACCATCACCATGCTGCTGGCCAACACCATCGAAGCAGCTGAACGCAAGGCAGGCATTTAA
- a CDS encoding indolepyruvate oxidoreductase subunit beta yields MSENTNILVVGIGGQGVMTATEILAEAAIAMGHDAKKTEVAGMAQRGGVVSSHLRFGQKVLSPQITPGTAEVLLGFESAEALRWQHMLRPGGITLMNTARLVPPVVELGLFDYPTDPLAEIRQMGNKVVAFDATSIAQELGDIRLGNTVMLGAIADHLPFPAEVLLDCVLKRFQRKGEKLVELNRRAFEAGRSAVGAAEAACA; encoded by the coding sequence ATGAGCGAAAACACCAACATTCTCGTCGTCGGCATTGGCGGCCAGGGCGTCATGACTGCGACGGAAATCCTCGCCGAGGCAGCCATCGCCATGGGCCACGACGCCAAGAAAACCGAAGTTGCCGGCATGGCTCAGCGCGGCGGCGTCGTTTCCTCGCACCTGCGCTTCGGCCAGAAAGTGCTTTCACCGCAGATCACGCCCGGCACCGCCGAAGTCCTGCTCGGTTTCGAGTCGGCCGAAGCGCTGCGCTGGCAGCACATGCTGCGTCCCGGCGGCATCACGCTGATGAATACGGCGCGCCTCGTGCCACCGGTCGTTGAACTCGGCCTGTTCGATTACCCGACCGACCCGCTGGCCGAAATTCGCCAGATGGGCAACAAGGTCGTCGCTTTCGACGCCACCTCGATCGCCCAGGAACTCGGTGACATCCGCCTTGGCAATACCGTGATGCTCGGCGCCATTGCCGACCATCTCCCCTTCCCGGCTGAGGTTCTGCTCGACTGCGTACTCAAGCGCTTCCAGCGCAAGGGCGAGAAGCTGGTCGAGCTGAATCGCCGGGCTTTCGAAGCCGGACGCAGCGCCGTCGGGGCAGCCGAAGCAGCCTGCGCGTAA
- a CDS encoding thiamine pyrophosphate-dependent enzyme, whose translation MAAVMPAPAASRLLMSGNEAVARAVWESGVKVAAAYPGTPSTEMLEVISTYPDLYAEWSVNEKVSLEVAIGAAYAGSRAFCCMKHVGMNVASDALMTLTLTGVIGGLVIAIADDVGLSSSQNEQDSRYWGRFAHLPVLEPADSQEAYAMTKVGFELSERFQVPVILRMTTRINHVKSVVEVGEREAFAGAGFKKEPARFVMVPGNAGKRIPLMFKRDNELRALAEQSPLNFIEDGSDKRVGFIASGPAYMHVKESFPNAPVLKLGLSCPVPFEKCRELAALVDQVVVVEEVEPLVETELKAQGLKVLGKEILPPQGELAPNVLRPAIARLLGENVPVTTSTAAVQIFPRPPTMCVACPHLGVYYTLSQVRNLTISGDIGCYTLGAGHPWNALDTCVSMGASMGIAHGMDKGRGEADKDKRIVAVIGDSTFLHMGMQGLLDMVYNKGNVTVLLLDNRAVGMTGGQDNPGNGRDIYGDDAPRIDFAKLVAALGVKEERIHTVNPYELPVLFKTIRDEVKVPEVSVIITDQPCVLIKDYHKLKPFEVLDDKCTGCGNCLDVGCPAIHVTRRGKEIKASGREVDLAFVRIESSVCTGCGLCVQPCAPDAIVHHVPVSPIKLIKNCGA comes from the coding sequence ATGGCAGCAGTGATGCCCGCACCGGCCGCAAGCCGGTTGCTCATGTCCGGTAACGAAGCCGTCGCCCGCGCCGTCTGGGAGTCAGGCGTCAAGGTAGCCGCCGCCTACCCCGGCACCCCGTCGACCGAAATGCTCGAAGTCATTTCGACCTACCCGGACCTCTACGCCGAATGGTCGGTCAATGAAAAGGTTTCGCTGGAGGTCGCCATCGGCGCCGCCTACGCCGGATCGCGTGCCTTCTGCTGTATGAAGCATGTCGGCATGAACGTCGCCTCCGACGCGCTGATGACGCTGACCCTGACCGGCGTGATCGGCGGACTGGTCATCGCCATTGCCGACGACGTTGGCCTCTCCTCCTCGCAGAACGAGCAGGATTCGCGCTACTGGGGTCGCTTTGCCCACCTGCCCGTCCTCGAACCGGCCGATTCGCAGGAAGCCTATGCGATGACCAAGGTCGGCTTCGAGCTGTCCGAACGCTTCCAGGTCCCGGTCATCCTGCGCATGACGACGCGGATCAATCACGTCAAGTCGGTCGTCGAAGTCGGTGAGCGCGAAGCTTTCGCCGGCGCCGGCTTCAAGAAGGAACCGGCACGCTTCGTGATGGTGCCGGGCAACGCCGGCAAGCGCATTCCGCTGATGTTCAAGCGCGACAATGAACTGCGCGCCCTGGCCGAGCAATCGCCGCTCAATTTCATTGAGGACGGCAGCGACAAGCGGGTTGGCTTCATCGCCTCCGGCCCAGCCTACATGCACGTCAAGGAATCCTTCCCGAACGCACCGGTGCTCAAGCTCGGCCTGTCCTGCCCGGTACCGTTCGAAAAATGCCGCGAATTGGCGGCCCTGGTCGACCAGGTCGTTGTCGTCGAGGAGGTCGAGCCGCTGGTTGAAACCGAGCTCAAGGCCCAGGGCCTCAAGGTGCTCGGCAAAGAGATCCTGCCGCCGCAGGGCGAACTCGCCCCCAATGTGCTGCGCCCGGCCATTGCCCGTTTACTGGGTGAAAATGTGCCGGTAACGACGTCGACCGCAGCAGTCCAGATTTTCCCCCGGCCGCCGACGATGTGCGTCGCCTGCCCGCACCTCGGCGTCTATTACACCCTTTCCCAGGTCCGCAACCTGACCATTTCCGGCGATATCGGCTGTTACACGCTGGGTGCCGGCCACCCGTGGAATGCGCTCGACACCTGCGTTTCGATGGGCGCCTCGATGGGCATTGCACACGGCATGGACAAGGGGCGCGGCGAGGCCGACAAGGACAAGCGGATCGTTGCCGTGATCGGCGACTCGACTTTCCTGCACATGGGCATGCAAGGCCTGCTCGACATGGTCTACAACAAGGGCAACGTTACCGTGCTGCTGCTCGACAACCGTGCGGTCGGCATGACCGGCGGCCAGGACAATCCGGGCAACGGCCGCGACATCTACGGCGACGATGCGCCGCGCATCGACTTCGCCAAGCTGGTCGCCGCCCTGGGCGTCAAGGAAGAGCGGATTCACACGGTCAACCCGTATGAATTGCCAGTTTTGTTCAAGACCATCCGTGACGAAGTCAAAGTCCCCGAAGTCTCGGTCATCATCACCGACCAGCCTTGCGTGCTGATCAAGGACTATCACAAGCTCAAGCCCTTCGAAGTGCTCGACGACAAGTGCACCGGCTGCGGCAATTGCCTCGACGTCGGCTGCCCGGCCATCCACGTCACGCGACGCGGCAAGGAGATCAAGGCCTCCGGTCGCGAGGTCGACCTGGCCTTCGTGCGGATCGAAAGCTCGGTGTGCACCGGCTGCGGCCTCTGCGTCCAGCCCTGCGCACCGGACGCCATCGTGCATCACGTGCCGGTTTCACCGATCAAGCTGATCAAGAACTGCGGAGCCTGA
- the aceE gene encoding pyruvate dehydrogenase (acetyl-transferring), homodimeric type, with product MANQPNALPDPTDVDPQETKEWMEALDGVITQEGAERAHYLIEKVIGQAREAGVDLPYSANTEYINTIPADQQPKYPGNADMEIKIHSYIRWNAMAMVVRANKETNVGGHIASFASAAALYDVGFSHFWRSINDPSGGDLIFFQGHSVPGVYSRAFMLGRLTESQLDNFRQETDGKGISSYPHPWLMPDFWQFPTVSMGLGPIQAIYQARFMKYLDSRGLAKAGDRKVWAFLGDGETDEVESLGAIGMAGREKLDNLIFVINCNLQRLDGPVRGNGKIIQELESEFRGAGWNVIKLVWGTHWDALFQRDKKGILKKRMMELVDGQYQTFKAKNGAYVREHFFNTPELRELVADWTDDEVWALNRGGHDIFKIFAAYDRATKTKGAPTLILAKTIKGFGMGQAGEAMNTSHQTKKMDKDQIARFRDRFNLPVPDDKLEELPYLTFPEDSEEYKYMRQRRMDLGGFLPQRRRKADPLQVPALDTFAALLKASGEGRELSTTMAIVRIMNMMLKDKNVGKNVVPIVPDESRTFGMEGMFRSVGIWNQEGQNYVPEDHDQLMFYKESKTGQVLQEGINESGAMSDWIAAATSYSVHNVQTIPFYICYSMFGMQRVLDLCWAAGDQRARGFLIGGTAGRTTLNGEGLQHEDGHSLILSNLIPNCISYDPTFQYEVAVVTQDGMRRMFAEQEDVFYYLTVMNENYEHPEMPVGAEADIIKGMYLFKQGGESAGPRVQLLGSGTIFREVIAAADLLKADWGVESDLWGCPSMNELARNGQDVQRWNLLHPLEEPKLSHVEQKLAGAKGPVIASTDYIKLFSEQIRPFVKAPYVTLGTDGFGRSDTREKLRHHFEVDRHWVTLAALKALADNGEIKREVVAAALVKYNLDPNKPNPLSV from the coding sequence ATGGCCAACCAGCCGAATGCCCTACCTGACCCGACGGACGTAGATCCCCAGGAAACCAAAGAATGGATGGAGGCGCTCGATGGCGTCATCACCCAGGAAGGCGCTGAGCGCGCTCACTACTTGATCGAAAAGGTCATCGGCCAGGCCCGCGAAGCCGGCGTTGACCTGCCTTACTCGGCCAATACCGAATACATCAACACCATTCCCGCCGATCAGCAGCCGAAATACCCCGGCAATGCGGACATGGAAATCAAGATTCACAGCTACATCCGCTGGAACGCCATGGCCATGGTCGTGCGCGCCAACAAGGAAACCAACGTCGGTGGCCATATTGCTTCCTTCGCTTCCGCTGCCGCGCTTTACGACGTCGGCTTCTCGCATTTCTGGCGCAGCATCAATGATCCGTCCGGCGGCGACCTGATCTTCTTCCAGGGCCACTCCGTGCCGGGCGTTTACTCGCGCGCCTTCATGCTCGGTCGTCTGACCGAAAGCCAGCTCGACAACTTCCGTCAGGAAACCGACGGCAAGGGCATTTCGTCCTACCCGCACCCCTGGCTGATGCCGGATTTCTGGCAGTTCCCGACCGTTTCCATGGGCCTCGGCCCGATCCAGGCGATCTACCAGGCCCGCTTCATGAAGTACCTCGACTCGCGCGGCCTGGCCAAGGCCGGTGATCGCAAGGTCTGGGCCTTCCTCGGCGACGGCGAGACGGACGAAGTCGAATCGCTCGGCGCCATCGGCATGGCCGGTCGCGAAAAGCTCGACAACCTGATTTTCGTCATCAACTGCAACCTGCAGCGTCTGGATGGCCCGGTGCGCGGCAACGGCAAGATCATCCAGGAACTCGAATCCGAATTCCGCGGTGCCGGCTGGAACGTCATCAAGCTGGTCTGGGGCACGCATTGGGATGCGCTCTTCCAGCGCGACAAGAAGGGCATCCTCAAGAAACGCATGATGGAACTGGTCGACGGCCAGTATCAAACCTTCAAGGCCAAGAACGGCGCCTACGTGCGTGAGCATTTCTTCAACACGCCGGAACTGCGTGAGCTGGTTGCCGACTGGACCGACGATGAAGTTTGGGCGCTGAACCGTGGCGGCCACGACATCTTCAAGATTTTTGCCGCCTACGATCGCGCCACCAAGACCAAGGGTGCGCCGACCCTGATCCTGGCCAAGACCATCAAGGGTTTCGGCATGGGCCAGGCTGGCGAAGCGATGAACACCTCGCACCAGACCAAGAAGATGGACAAGGATCAGATCGCCCGTTTCCGCGATCGTTTCAACCTGCCGGTACCGGACGACAAGCTGGAAGAGCTGCCGTACCTGACCTTCCCGGAAGATTCCGAGGAATACAAGTACATGCGCCAGCGTCGCATGGACCTCGGCGGTTTCCTGCCGCAGCGCCGCCGAAAGGCCGATCCGCTGCAGGTTCCGGCGCTCGACACCTTTGCCGCCCTGCTCAAGGCTTCCGGTGAAGGCCGTGAATTGTCCACGACGATGGCCATCGTCCGCATCATGAACATGATGTTGAAGGACAAAAATGTCGGCAAGAACGTCGTGCCCATCGTGCCGGACGAATCCCGCACCTTCGGCATGGAAGGCATGTTCCGCTCGGTCGGCATCTGGAATCAGGAAGGCCAGAACTATGTGCCGGAAGACCATGACCAGCTGATGTTCTACAAGGAATCGAAGACCGGCCAGGTGCTGCAGGAAGGCATCAACGAATCCGGCGCGATGAGCGACTGGATCGCCGCCGCCACCTCGTATTCCGTGCATAACGTCCAGACCATTCCGTTCTACATCTGCTACTCGATGTTCGGCATGCAGCGTGTGCTCGACCTGTGCTGGGCAGCTGGCGACCAACGCGCCCGTGGCTTCCTGATCGGCGGTACTGCCGGTCGCACCACGCTGAACGGCGAAGGTCTGCAGCACGAAGACGGGCACAGCCTGATCCTCTCCAACCTGATTCCGAACTGCATCTCCTACGACCCGACCTTCCAGTACGAAGTCGCCGTGGTCACCCAGGACGGCATGCGCCGCATGTTCGCCGAGCAGGAAGACGTGTTCTATTACCTGACGGTAATGAACGAAAACTACGAGCATCCGGAAATGCCGGTCGGCGCCGAAGCCGATATCATCAAGGGCATGTACCTGTTCAAGCAGGGTGGCGAATCGGCTGGCCCGCGCGTTCAACTGCTCGGTTCCGGCACCATCTTCCGCGAAGTCATCGCCGCTGCCGACCTGCTCAAGGCCGACTGGGGTGTCGAGTCCGACCTGTGGGGCTGCCCGAGCATGAACGAACTGGCCCGCAACGGCCAGGACGTCCAGCGCTGGAACCTGCTGCATCCGCTGGAAGAGCCGAAGCTGTCGCATGTCGAACAGAAACTGGCTGGCGCCAAGGGCCCGGTCATCGCCTCGACCGACTACATCAAGCTGTTCTCCGAGCAGATCCGTCCGTTCGTCAAGGCACCGTACGTCACGCTGGGCACCGATGGTTTCGGCCGTTCGGACACCCGCGAGAAGCTGCGTCACCACTTCGAAGTCGATCGTCACTGGGTCACGCTGGCTGCCCTCAAGGCGCTGGCCGACAACGGTGAAATCAAGCGTGAAGTCGTCGCTGCCGCCCTGGTCAAGTACAACCTTGATCCGAACAAGCCGAATCCGCTGAGCGTTTAA
- the aceF gene encoding dihydrolipoyllysine-residue acetyltransferase, whose amino-acid sequence MSQIIEVTVPDIGDFESVPVIELFVKVGDSIKVDDAIVTLESDKATMDVPSTVDGIVKEVLVQLGSKVGEGALLIKVETGGVAAAAPAPAAQAAASAPVAAPAAAPAAAGGGVVEVKVPDIGDFAEVPVIELFVKVGDTIKVDDAIVTLESDKATMDVPSTVAGTVKEVLIQLGSKVGEGAVLIKVETGASAPAAAPVAQAAAPVAAAAPAAVSAPVAASTAAAPAALAPALPLGAKVHASPSVRAYARELGVDLSKVPATGPKNRIVKEDLTKYVKGVMSGAISGPVASAAGGVTGGGVLDLLPWPKVDFAKFGEIEVKPLSRIKKISGQNLSRNWVMIPAVTYHEDADITDLEAFRVQLNKENEKSGNKLTMLAFLIKACVKAMQRFPEFNASLDGDNLVLKKYFNIGFAADTPNGLVVPVIKNADKKGVFEIAKESGELAKQARDGKLKPADMSGACFTISSLGGIGGTYFAPIVNAPEVAILGVNKSAMKPVWDGKQFVPRLTLPLSLTADHRVIDGALATRFNVYVAELLADMRRMIV is encoded by the coding sequence ATGAGCCAAATCATTGAAGTCACAGTCCCCGATATCGGCGACTTCGAAAGCGTTCCGGTCATTGAACTGTTCGTCAAAGTCGGCGACAGCATCAAGGTCGACGATGCCATTGTTACCCTCGAATCCGACAAGGCGACGATGGACGTGCCTTCCACGGTCGACGGCATCGTCAAGGAAGTTTTGGTCCAGCTCGGTTCCAAGGTGGGCGAAGGCGCGCTGCTGATCAAGGTTGAAACCGGTGGTGTGGCTGCTGCTGCGCCAGCGCCGGCAGCCCAGGCGGCTGCCTCGGCTCCGGTGGCTGCGCCTGCCGCCGCACCGGCTGCTGCCGGCGGCGGTGTGGTTGAAGTCAAGGTGCCGGATATTGGCGATTTCGCCGAAGTACCGGTCATCGAATTGTTCGTCAAGGTTGGCGATACGATTAAGGTCGACGACGCGATTGTTACTCTGGAATCCGACAAGGCGACGATGGATGTGCCTTCGACGGTGGCCGGTACGGTCAAGGAAGTTCTGATCCAGCTTGGTTCCAAGGTGGGTGAAGGCGCTGTTTTGATCAAGGTTGAAACCGGTGCTTCGGCTCCGGCTGCCGCGCCTGTCGCCCAAGCCGCTGCGCCGGTTGCCGCCGCCGCTCCGGCTGCGGTTTCTGCCCCGGTTGCCGCGTCGACCGCAGCAGCCCCGGCGGCACTGGCTCCGGCTCTGCCGCTCGGTGCCAAGGTGCATGCTTCGCCGTCGGTCCGTGCTTATGCTCGCGAACTCGGTGTCGATCTGTCCAAGGTGCCGGCGACCGGTCCGAAGAACCGTATCGTCAAGGAAGACCTGACCAAATACGTCAAGGGCGTCATGTCCGGTGCCATTTCCGGTCCGGTTGCTTCAGCGGCTGGTGGCGTGACAGGTGGTGGCGTGCTCGATCTGTTGCCCTGGCCGAAGGTTGATTTCGCCAAGTTCGGCGAGATCGAGGTCAAGCCGCTGTCGCGCATCAAGAAGATTTCCGGCCAGAACCTGTCGCGCAACTGGGTGATGATTCCGGCCGTGACTTATCACGAAGATGCCGATATTACCGATCTGGAAGCCTTCCGCGTTCAGTTGAACAAGGAAAACGAGAAGTCCGGCAACAAGCTGACCATGCTCGCCTTCCTGATCAAGGCTTGCGTCAAGGCGATGCAGCGCTTTCCGGAATTCAACGCCTCGCTCGACGGCGACAACCTGGTGCTGAAGAAGTATTTCAACATCGGCTTCGCCGCTGACACGCCGAACGGCCTGGTCGTCCCGGTGATCAAGAACGCCGACAAGAAGGGCGTCTTCGAAATCGCCAAGGAATCCGGCGAACTGGCCAAGCAAGCGCGCGACGGCAAGCTCAAGCCGGCCGATATGTCCGGTGCTTGCTTCACGATTTCCAGCCTGGGCGGCATCGGTGGCACTTACTTCGCACCGATCGTCAATGCGCCGGAAGTCGCCATCCTCGGCGTCAACAAATCGGCCATGAAGCCGGTCTGGGACGGCAAGCAATTCGTGCCGCGCCTGACCCTGCCGCTATCGCTGACCGCCGACCATCGCGTGATCGATGGCGCGCTGGCCACCCGCTTCAACGTCTATGTCGCCGAACTGCTGGCCGACATGCGCCGCATGATCGTCTAA
- the lpdA gene encoding dihydrolipoyl dehydrogenase produces MSQLIEVKVPDIGDFAEVPVIELFVKVGDSIKVDDAIVTLESDKATMDVPSPVEGVVKEVLVQLGAKVAEGALLIKVETGAAAAAPAPQAAAPAPAAAPVAAPVAGSHAGGADIECEMLVLGAGPGGYSAAFRSADLGMKTVIVERYATLGGVCLNVGCIPSKALLHVAAVIEEAEHANDLGVTFAAPQVDIDKLRAHKDKVVGKLTGGLAGMAKGRKVDIVRGFGTFLDPHHIEVEVTEGTGQDKTGSKKVIKFQKCIIAAGSAAVHLPFIPKDPRIVDSTGALELRFVPQKMLVIGGGIIGLEMATVYSTLGAKVDVVEMMDGLMQGPDRDAVKVWEKQNTHRFDKIMLKTKTVAVDAKEDGLYVTFEGEGVSSEPVKYDMILQAAGRAPNGKKIGADKAGVAVTDRGFINVDAQMRTNVPHIFAIGDVVGNPMLAHKAVHEAHVAAEVAAGHKAAFDATVIPGVAYTHPEVAWVGYTEEQAKKEGRKVESAKFPWAASGRAIANGADYGFTKLIFDAETHRVIGGAIVGPNAGDMIGEVCLAIEMGCDSVDIGKTIHPHPTLGETVGMAAEVAHGTCTDVPAPRKK; encoded by the coding sequence ATGAGCCAACTCATTGAAGTCAAAGTGCCGGATATCGGCGATTTCGCCGAAGTGCCGGTCATCGAGCTGTTCGTCAAGGTTGGCGACAGCATCAAGGTCGACGATGCGATCGTCACGCTGGAATCCGACAAGGCGACGATGGATGTGCCGAGCCCGGTCGAAGGCGTGGTCAAGGAAGTGCTGGTCCAGTTGGGTGCCAAGGTGGCCGAAGGCGCGCTGCTGATCAAGGTGGAAACCGGCGCGGCGGCTGCCGCGCCAGCCCCGCAGGCTGCAGCACCGGCTCCGGCTGCTGCGCCGGTGGCGGCTCCGGTCGCCGGCAGCCATGCCGGCGGTGCCGACATCGAGTGCGAGATGCTCGTCCTCGGCGCCGGCCCCGGTGGCTATTCGGCCGCTTTCCGCTCGGCCGACCTCGGGATGAAGACCGTGATCGTCGAGCGTTACGCCACCCTCGGCGGTGTCTGCCTGAACGTTGGCTGCATCCCGTCCAAGGCGCTGCTGCACGTTGCTGCGGTGATCGAGGAGGCAGAGCATGCCAACGATCTCGGCGTTACCTTCGCCGCGCCGCAAGTCGATATCGACAAGCTGCGCGCCCACAAGGACAAGGTTGTCGGCAAGCTGACCGGCGGTCTGGCCGGTATGGCCAAGGGTCGCAAGGTCGACATCGTGCGCGGTTTCGGCACCTTCCTCGACCCGCACCACATCGAGGTTGAAGTCACCGAAGGTACGGGGCAGGACAAGACCGGTAGCAAGAAGGTCATCAAGTTCCAGAAGTGCATCATTGCTGCCGGTTCAGCTGCGGTGCATCTGCCTTTCATCCCGAAGGACCCGCGCATTGTCGATTCGACCGGCGCGCTCGAACTGCGTTTCGTGCCGCAGAAGATGCTGGTCATCGGCGGCGGCATCATCGGCCTGGAAATGGCCACCGTCTACTCGACGCTGGGCGCCAAGGTCGATGTCGTCGAAATGATGGATGGCCTGATGCAAGGCCCTGATCGCGATGCCGTCAAGGTCTGGGAAAAGCAGAATACGCATCGCTTCGACAAGATCATGCTGAAAACCAAGACTGTCGCGGTCGACGCCAAGGAAGACGGTCTTTACGTGACGTTCGAAGGCGAAGGCGTGTCGTCCGAGCCGGTCAAGTACGACATGATCCTGCAAGCCGCCGGCCGCGCGCCGAATGGCAAGAAGATCGGTGCCGACAAGGCGGGCGTTGCGGTTACTGACCGTGGCTTCATCAATGTCGATGCCCAGATGCGGACCAATGTGCCGCACATCTTCGCCATCGGCGACGTCGTCGGCAACCCGATGCTGGCGCACAAAGCCGTGCATGAAGCCCACGTCGCGGCCGAAGTGGCGGCTGGTCACAAGGCCGCTTTCGACGCGACCGTGATCCCGGGCGTTGCCTACACCCATCCGGAAGTGGCATGGGTTGGCTATACCGAGGAACAGGCCAAGAAGGAAGGCCGCAAGGTCGAGTCCGCCAAGTTCCCGTGGGCAGCCTCTGGCCGCGCCATCGCCAATGGTGCCGATTACGGCTTTACCAAGCTGATCTTCGATGCCGAAACGCATCGCGTCATCGGCGGGGCGATTGTCGGCCCGAACGCCGGCGACATGATCGGCGAAGTTTGTCTGGCCATTGAAATGGGTTGCGACTCGGTCGATATCGGCAAAACCATTCACCCGCACCCGACGCTGGGCGAAACAGTGGGCATGGCGGCCGAAGTGGCGCACGGTACTTGTACCGACGTGCCGGCGCCACGCAAGAAATAG
- a CDS encoding thioesterase family protein: protein MTSIPLPRRSPEEQARLEATLRDVFEHKLCFNELLGFKVESLDPAAPKISFAMRPDLIGHFLHGRLHGGVIATVLDTVGGLAATVAIAEKFNSETTEQVGHRFGRIGTIDLRTDYLHQGIGKKFTATGRITRLGGRIASVQMTLENDAGQLIATGCASYVIS from the coding sequence ATGACTTCCATTCCGCTTCCCCGTCGCTCTCCTGAAGAGCAAGCCCGCCTTGAGGCTACGCTGCGCGATGTTTTCGAACATAAGCTCTGTTTCAACGAACTGCTCGGCTTCAAGGTCGAATCGCTCGATCCGGCAGCCCCGAAAATCAGTTTTGCCATGCGCCCCGACCTGATCGGGCACTTCCTGCATGGGCGCCTGCACGGCGGCGTAATTGCCACGGTGCTCGACACCGTCGGCGGCCTGGCGGCAACGGTCGCCATCGCCGAAAAATTCAACAGCGAAACAACCGAACAGGTCGGTCATCGTTTTGGCCGGATCGGTACCATCGATCTACGAACCGATTATCTGCATCAGGGGATCGGTAAAAAATTTACGGCCACCGGACGGATTACCCGTCTCGGCGGCCGTATTGCTTCGGTCCAGATGACCCTGGAGAACGATGCCGGTCAGTTGATTGCAACCGGCTGCGCCTCCTACGTCATCAGCTAG